From the genome of Deinococcus sp. AJ005, one region includes:
- a CDS encoding ABC transporter ATP-binding protein — MLALTDIHSYYDHIHALKGITLNAYEGEIVALIGGNGAGKTTTLRTVSGMMKPRTGTLSYLGEDVAGKPAHQTMQMGMSHVPEGRRIFAQLTVRENLEVGAYTITDKKLIEERVQEGFAYFPRLKERENQLGGTMSGGEQQMLAIARALMVNPRLLLLDEPSMGLSPLFVEAIFDIIVKLNKEHGTTVLLVEQNANMALAIAHRAYVLQTGEMKLSGKASDIAKDESVRKAYLGDE; from the coding sequence ATGCTGGCCCTGACCGACATCCACTCGTACTACGACCACATCCACGCCCTCAAGGGCATCACCCTCAACGCCTATGAGGGTGAGATCGTGGCGCTGATCGGCGGCAACGGCGCGGGCAAGACCACCACGCTGCGAACCGTCAGCGGCATGATGAAACCGCGCACCGGCACGCTGAGCTATCTGGGCGAGGACGTTGCCGGGAAGCCCGCCCACCAGACCATGCAGATGGGCATGAGCCATGTGCCGGAAGGCCGCCGGATCTTCGCGCAACTGACCGTCCGCGAGAATCTGGAAGTGGGCGCGTACACGATTACCGACAAGAAGCTGATCGAGGAGCGCGTGCAGGAGGGCTTCGCCTACTTTCCCCGCCTGAAAGAGCGCGAGAACCAACTGGGCGGCACCATGTCGGGGGGCGAGCAGCAGATGCTGGCGATTGCCCGCGCGCTGATGGTCAACCCGCGCCTGCTGCTGCTGGACGAGCCGAGCATGGGCCTGTCGCCGCTGTTCGTGGAGGCGATCTTCGACATCATCGTCAAGCTGAACAAGGAACACGGCACCACCGTGCTGCTGGTGGAACAGAACGCCAACATGGCCCTGGCGATTGCCCACCGCGCCTACGTGCTGCAAACCGGCGAGATGAAGCTGAGCGGCAAGGCCAGCGACATCGCCAAAGACGAGAGCGTGCGTAAGGCGTACCTGGGCGACGAGTAG